In the Entelurus aequoreus isolate RoL-2023_Sb linkage group LG21, RoL_Eaeq_v1.1, whole genome shotgun sequence genome, TTGTCATTTTTACCGTCATTTTTTGTAATGTTCCAGTACATTTTGATCACATACTGTACTTTTTTAGtgttcctgtcactcacacacacacacatgccaagAACCTGCTCCAAAAAATATTGTATTCAAGGTGATCTTGTGCACTTTTATTATAATTTAGTATTAAATGTTCCTTTGAAACATTTAAAATTTTGTATGAAATAATCATTGGGACGAAGGTAAATAAACTCTTAGTGTGTTTCCGGTGTGCGTTCTTTCTACTgccacattaaaaaataaaacattatttccGTTGTAAAGTTTTTCTTCAGAATGATTCAGGGGCGGTCGACGTCACACCACAGTGCAGGATCGTGGTTCTCTGAAGGGGTTGCTGCCAGTGGGGACCCCGACGAGTAGAGCATCCCTGCCTGCGTTCTGCAGACAGTATTGCTGGAGCTCTGCAGCCGCCTGTGAGACCTGCATTGATATGTGTTATATGTATCACACTCATATGATGCATTCATATAGATCAGGCCTTGGCAATTAATTTGACTCGGGGGCGGGGGGGCAAAATTAGAGACAGaaatgtgcctgggggccggtatatctgatttttaggaacactaatacaaaacctcacaattagagatgtccgataatatcggcctgctgatattatcggccaataaatgctttaaaatgtaatatcggaaattatcggtatcgtttttttattatcggtatctgtttttttaatttattttttatttttttatttattaaatcaacataaaaacacaagatacacttacaattagtgcaccaatccaaaaaacctccctcccccatttacactcattcacacaaaagggttgtttctttctgttattaatattctggttcgtacattatatatcaatatatatcaatacagtctgcaagggatacagtccgtaagcacacatgattgtgcgtgctgctggtccactaatagtactaacctttaacagttaattttactcattttcattaattactagtttctatgtaactgtttttatattgttttaccttcttttttattcaagaaaatgtttttaatttattaatcttattttatttttttaatttaaaaaaaaaaaggactttatcttcaccatacctggttgtccaaattaggcataataatgtgttaattccacaactgtatatatcgatatcggttaatatcggtatcggtttatatcggtatcggtaattaaagagttggacaatatcggaatatcggatatcggcaaaaagccattatcggacatccctactcacaataatgtctgattgagtgCTAAAagaggaatggaattttacaaaaaattttactgaatgagacacccagaatgtacatgaaaataaagaatgtgggatttacaatattaactatgaacgataaaacacactCCCTCTCAAtctacatattttacaatcaagcgaaacgcaacaaaaaggcaacaaacggccaaatatgaacgcgaagggtaataaaattaaaaagatacaatctgatgtatctgatatctcactaagctttagaactttgttgtaaaaatctctttcagcgtctgtccctgacacctgcatttcaggctggccgctctgtaa is a window encoding:
- the LOC133638938 gene encoding guanine nucleotide-binding protein G(I)/G(S)/G(O) subunit gamma-10-like → MTSISNLASMRRMVEQLKLEASVERMKVSQAAAELQQYCLQNAGRDALLVGVPTGSNPFREPRSCTVV